The Sporosarcina sp. Marseille-Q4943 genome includes the window TTCATAAGGCCTATTACGACGAAATTCTTCGTCTGTTCAACGTCATTGATGACACGTGAAATGACCTCGCCCGCCCGCGTATTGGAATAGTAGCGCAGCCCGAGCCTTTGTAAATGTCCATACAAGTTTTCACGGATATCGTATAAGATTTTATTGCTGACGTATTGTGCGTAGTATTGGCGATAGTATTCGACAGGCGGCCGGATGATGAAGAATAGTAAAACGGTCCCTCCCATCCATAGGAAAAGCTGCTTCGTCTTTTCCGCATCGGTCAGCGTATTCGCCCCGATAATATCGTCGATGACAATTTTAATTAGGTATGGAATGAATAAAGGAATTGCAAATTTCACGACGCCAATTAAAATCGTCAAGATGATTTGCCAATTATATGGCTTTACAAACTTTAAATACCTCTTTATGCTCTCACCCATTTTCATCCTCCTTTAACAATAAAAAGCCCAACTGCTTGAATGCAGACAGGCTCTCATTTGTCATTTTTCTTTACCTGTTTATAGAACTCATACCTGGATGTCCACACTTCGATGAAGTCTGGTGCAAATGGGCCTTTGCGTTGTTTGATCCACAAGAGCAGTTTATCTAGATTACGCTTCAATATTTGATCGATCACTTCAGGATAATTCATCTTCTTTTTATGATCATCATATTCGTCCTCATCCAAAATCAAATAGCTCATATCGGGAAACACTTTTACATCGAGATCATAATCGATGTATTTCAATGAATGATTGTCATATACGAAGGGAGAACTCATATTCACATAGTAATAAACCCCGTCTTCCCGAAGCATGCAAATGATATTGAACCAATGCTCGGCATGGAAATAACAAATCGACGGCTCCCTCGTCAACCATGTCCGACCATCCGCTTCCGTTACAAGCGTCCGTTCGTTCGCTCCGATCACAATATTGCGCGTCCCCTTCAACACGGTCGTTTCCTGCCAGACACGGTGGATATTGCCATCATGCTTGTAGCTATGTACCTGTATCGTTTCGCCTTCTTTCGGTATTGTCATCAGTAAAACCACCTTTAAATGTCGGAAACCCTAATATTCGTACATTATACCAATTGGCCGATCAAAATTGAAACGTTTGCCCTTCGATATAGACATATAAAAAAACCGGCAGCTTTAGCTGCCGGCCGGTGATGTCCATCCATTATTTCGACTGTTTTCCGAAACTTCCTGCGCCGCCGGAAACGTTTTGTTTGTTCATTTCCGATTGCTGGTTTTGTTGGCGTACCTCGTTCACGTCTGTTTCAGATCCAAACTCTTCAGACATGATTTGTTGTTTGACTTTGTTTGGGTTTGTGA containing:
- a CDS encoding DUF402 domain-containing protein, which encodes MTIPKEGETIQVHSYKHDGNIHRVWQETTVLKGTRNIVIGANERTLVTEADGRTWLTREPSICYFHAEHWFNIICMLREDGVYYYVNMSSPFVYDNHSLKYIDYDLDVKVFPDMSYLILDEDEYDDHKKKMNYPEVIDQILKRNLDKLLLWIKQRKGPFAPDFIEVWTSRYEFYKQVKKNDK
- a CDS encoding gamma-type small acid-soluble spore protein, whose protein sequence is MANKNRNNQQQTQASFTNPNKVKQQIMSEEFGSETDVNEVRQQNQQSEMNKQNVSGGAGSFGKQSK